The Streptococcus respiraculi sequence ATGGTGTGCCACGTGTTATTGTAGCTTGGTTGGCAAGTTTTGGTCTTTATAGTTAAGCATATATCAAACGACAAATAATAAAATAGAATAGGAAGATAGACGAATGACAAAAATTTTTGAAACAAAGATTGTAAGTATCGGAGAACAGGCTCCAAACATGATTGAAGAAGCAAATATGCTCATTTTATTCGGAATGGAAGCGCCAGCTGATTTGGCTGATTACTGCTACAAGATTAGTAACAAGAATTTGTCAGGATCTATCCTCCCAGGTGCGCGCTTGGTCATTGATGGTGCGGAGTATCCTGTTACAGCAGTAGGAAATGTTGTCGAGCAAAACCTATCTGCCCTAGGCCATATCACTATTGCCTTTGATGGATCTGAGGAAGGTTCGCTTCCAGGGACCCTACATGTGGCAGCAGGACAAGTACCAGCCCTTAAAGAGGGTAGCGTGATTGAACTCGTTGCCTAATTCTATAGTGGATTGAATAAAGGTTAGGACATCGTTAAGTCGCTTTGATGAATGCCAGTTCTATCTGTAGCTCCTCACCTTGTCCTATTCCTTTCTCAATCCACTATAAATCATCGATTGTCCGCTTGGAAATTCCGGCGGATAATCTTGTTTTAGGATTGTCAATCAGATTTAGCACCTGTATTCCTAAGCTCCCGATTAGAGTTTCTGAGCTGTGAATACAGGTTCTTGGAAAGGAAACATCATGAAGCTCATTTTAGATACTGCGAATCAAGAAAAAATCAAGGAGTATTTGACCTATCTGCCTGTGTCGGGGGTGACGACCAATCCCAGTATTGTCAAGAAAGAAGGAGAGATTGACTTCTTTGAACACATGAGAGAAATCCGCCAGTTGATTGGTTTTGAGCGGAGCCTCCACGTACAGGTGATTGCTCAAGACTATGAGGGGATGTTGGCAGATGCTCATCGTCTTGTCGAAGAGATTGATAATCAGATTTTTATCAAAGTTCCTGTTACCAAGGAAGGTTTGCGGGCTATCAAAACGCTGAAAAAAGCCAAATTAGGCGTGACTGCAACAGCTATCTATACAGAAATGCAGGCCCTCCTAGCCCTAGAAAGCGGGGCTGATTTTCTAGCTCCTTATGTTAATCGCATTTCCAGCTTGAATGGCGATGCGTTTTCGCTCATTAGCCATGTCCAAAAGGAGATTGAACGTACTCAATCTTCCACCCAGATTCTTGCTGCCAGCTTCAAGCAGGTCGGACAGGTCCTTGATGCTGTTCATGCAGGAGCAAGTTGTGTAACAGTGGGAACTGATGTTCTTGATCAATTTCTTGTCCACCCTTCGATTGATCAGGCAGTGGCAGATTTTGCAAGAGACTGGGAAAGTAATTTTGGTCGAAACAGCATCTGATATAGTCATTTCATTTTCATCTATTACGCTGTTAACTCGTCTTGCTTAAACAGTCCAGTGGACTGTTTAAGGTGGGAAATAGGGGTTATTCATAATCCTTAGTAGTCCCAGTTATGCCCTGCGACTCATTGCCTAGTACTAAATCAAAACGAAACGACTATAAATACGAAAGTTGGGGCAGTTGGGCCCTGACTTTTTCTTTACGACTCTCGCTTTCTTGAAAGTTTAGCCTGAAAACCCTATAATAGTAAGAAAGAAGATAAAAAGAGGAAATAAGGCATGTTGGAATCATGGTTGTGGTTGGCAGGAAGTGCTATTTTAAATGGGATTCATCACATCGGGAAAAAAGAGGTGCCCAATGTCATCGAGTTGGATTTGGCTGAAGCCAAGAAACACCTGACAGATATGGGCTTTCGAGTCAGCGCAGTCTTGCTCAAACCTGAGCGCAAGTATGCCAAGAAACGCGCTGGTGAAGTGGTCCATTACTGTCCAGATTGGGTAGAGAAAAAGGGGCTTGTTAAGATCTACTATGTGGACGAAGAAGTTGTAGAAGCGAGCAAGAAAATTGGTTTTTTCCACCGCTGATACTGGTGAGATAGATTAGGCAAAAGAGGTAGTAAATGGCGAAAAAGAAATTACCAGTCAATGGAAAAATGATTGGTGAGGTGGCAAAGATTTTTGATATTATTCCAGATACAACACGGGTGATTGGCGAAGCTGTTCATGCGGTTGTTCCATTAGTAGACAAAGTCTTGGAACAAAATTATCAGAAGAAAAACCGTCTGGTACGTCTGCCCAATATGGTAGACATGAATATCAAGGAAGCGCAGGAACATTTGGAAGAACTAGGCTTTGTGGTCAGTAAAATCCTCGCTAAACCTCACCAACGCTATGCTAAACGAGAGGTTGATGAGGTGGTGGCGATGACTCCGAAGTCTGGAAGTCTGGAGCCAGGAGCTCTTGTTAAGCTCTACTATGTTAACCAAGACGTGATTGAGGAGAGCGACTTGGTTATTCCTCTGCCAAATCTCGTTGGACTTCCCTTGGAAGAAGCGCAAGAACATTTAAAAGCGCTGGGGTTAAAGCCAGTTGGGCTTGCCGTACAGGGAAAAGCGAGGTATGCACATCAGCAGGTCGATACCGTCCTTGACATGTATCCAAAGCCAAGTGTCCTGCTATCAGGTGTTCCCAAAGGTAGTTTTGTCAAATTGCACTATCTAACAGAGGCAGGACTTACAGACAGTCGTATCAAGGCTCAACAAGCACGGGCTAAAAAGCTTGAAGTACCAGCCTTTGTCCAACAAATTCCTAAACTCTTCCCGTTCAAGAAAAAATAAGGATAATTCTTGACATTTTTGTGAGATTAGGGCAGGATAGAAGTAGAAAAGCCAAAGGAGGCTATCATGAAAAAGAAATTGTTCCCCATTTTAGTTGCTTTGTTGATGGTAACAGCTTTGACAGCTTGTTCGACCAATAAAGCTAAAGAAAGCGACAGCTCTTCATCATCGATGACAGCAACATCTTCTAAAGTAGAAGAATCCACATCAACCAGTTCTTCGTCTGAGGTGAAAACATTGAAAGAATCCACCATCGTTTATCTTTCAGATCAAGAAATCGAAGCCGTTCAAACCTTGGGCGAAGTGAAGACAGCCTTTAAATCATTAACAGACGCCTATGTGGCTGATTTTGATGAATTGATTGCTCAATTACCAGAAGAGGGAAAGAACACACTTGCACCGTTTCGTGAGCAGTTGACTCAAATGTTGGACAAACAGCAAGAAACGATTGCAACTCAATTTGCGAGTCGTGGTGACGACAGCGCCTTAATTTCAGAAGCAGACCGTGAAAAGGTTATTTCAGGTTTAAAAGCAGCTCGTGACCAATTAAAACAAGCAGTGACAAAAGCTAGAGAACAGGTTCAGCCTATGCTAAAATAGGAAGACTGAAGAGGGGGTTGAGAAATCCGTTTCTCAGTCTTCTTTTTTGAAGCAAAGATAGCTTGAAAATAAAGATTATTTCCAAATATTCTGAAAATTTGATATAATAGGAAGCGTATTATATTTGAGAAATGGAGATATCATGACAGCGACAAAAATGAATGCCCAAGAAATTATTCAATTTATTGCCCAAGCAGAGAAAAAGACGACCGTTAAGGTGACATTTGAAGGAGAACTCGCAGCTGCGGTTCCTGAAACGGTTGTCAAACTTGGCAATGTCCTCTTCGGCGATTGGAAAGATGTAGCGCCGCTTCTTGCTAATCTGACAGAAAACAAAGATTATGTAGTGGAGCAAGATGCGCGGAATTCAGCAGTGCCATTGCTCGATAAACGGGCGATTAACGCCCGCATTGAACCAGGCGCAATTATCCGTGACCAAGTGTCGATTGGAGATAACGCTGTCATCATGATGGGTGCTGTCATCAATATTGGTGCAGAGATTGGTGAGGGAACGATGATTGACATGGGTGCTATTCTCGGTGGTCGTGCAACTGTTGGGAAAAATAGCCATATTGGAGCGGGTGCGGTCCTTGCGGGTGTAATTGAGCCTGCTAGCGCTGAGCCTGTTCGGGTCGGAGACAATGTTCTAGTCGGTGCCAATGCCGTGGTCATCGAAGGTGTACAGATTGGTAGTGGCTCTGTTGTAGCGGCAGGTGCTATTGTCACGCAAGACGTTCCTGAAAATGTGGTCGTAGCAGGTGTTCCTGCGCGTGTGATTAAGGAAATCGATGCCCAAACCCAACAAAAAACAGCATTGGAAGATGCCCTTCGGACCCTCTAGGAGATACTATGCTTGACTTAATTGCGACACGGCGCGCCTTGCACCAAATTCCTGAGCTCGGAATGGAAGAGTTTAAGACCCATGCCTTTCTTATGGAGACTCTGGATAGGCTCTTGAAAGACTGTTCGTTTGCCCAAGTGCGAACGTGGGAGACGGGTATTCTTGTCTATCTGACAGGGACGAAAGGCCAAAAAACAATTGGATGGCGGACGGATATTGATGGTCTACCGATTGTGGAGGAAACAGGGCTTGACTTTGCCTCAACCCATGCAGATCGCATGCACGCTTGTGGTCATGATTTTCACATGACCATAGCGCTCGGATTGCTGGAGCAGATGATTGCCCAGCAACCCCGCCATAATCTGCTCTTTTTGTTCCAACCAGCAGAAGAAAATCTTGCAGGTGGCATGCTCATGTATGAAGCGGGAGCTTTTGGCGACTGGTTGCCAGATGAATTTTACGGTTTACATGTGCGCCCTGATTTGAAAGTTGGACAAATTGCAACCAACCGTTCCACCTTGTTTGCAGGGACTTGTGAGGTCAAGATTCGCTTTATCGGGCGCGGTGGTCATGCAGCCTTTCCGCATACGGCAAATGATGCCTTGGTGGCAGCGAGCTATTTCGTGACCCAAGTACAATCGGTTGTTAGTCGGAATGTCGATCCGATTGAGGGTGCGGTGGTGACCTTTGGCTCCATGCATGCTGGAACGACCAATAATGTCATTGCAGAAACAGCCTTTTTGCATGGGACTATTCGTTCTTTGACTCAGGAGATGAGCCTCTTGGTTCAGAAGCGGGTGCGTGAAGTAGCCCAAGGTATCGCTACTTCTTTCGGACTTGAAGTGGAGATTGAATTGAACCAAGGTGGCTATCTACCTGTGGAAAACAATCCCCAATTAGCCGATGAATTAATGACCTATTTTGATAGAGTATCCGAGGTGGATGTCATCGATTGTCTGCCTGCCATGACGGGTGAGGATTTTGGTTATCTTCTGAGCAAGGTGCCAGGTGTCATGTTCTGGCTCGGTGTGGATACGCCTTATTCTCTGCACAATCCCCACCTTAATCCCAAAGAAGAAGCCATTCCCTTTGCTGTTCAACACCTAACAGCGTTTTTACGGCATAAGGTAGGGGTGTAATGAAATAAAACCAATCCGTAGAGTTGTATTGATGGATTGGTTTTTATGCTGGAGAAAGGATAAAGAGATGGAAAAATCAAGCATTCGAAAAAGTATGTTAGCGCGATTAAAAGGCTTGTCAGCAGAGGAGCGAGAAGCTTGGAGTGTATGGGCTGGTCAGGTCATTTATCAGCAGGAGGCTTATCAGAAAGCAAGTACAATTGCAACCTTTTTGTCCATGCCCCATGAAGTGGATACGACCTATTTGATTGCGCAGGCCAAGCAGGATGGAAAGCAGGTGGTAGTCCCTAAAACCTACGGGAAGGGACGTATGGTCTTTGTGCCGTATGATGCGAATGACTTGGTTTTAAGCACGTTTGGTGTCTGGGAGCCGCGGTCTGATGAGGTTGTTGATTCGTCAGAAATCGATATCATCCATGTTCCAGGGCTTGCTTGGAATGAGGCGGGCTACCGGATTGGTTACGGTGGTGGTTTTTATGATCGTTATCTGAAGAACTACCAAGGTATAACGGTCAGCACAATCTATGAGTTTCAGCGCTATGAGTTTAGCGAAGATGAGTTTGACCAAGCAGTAAGAGAGGTTTTGTGCTATGAAGGAAATGATGAATAAACGCTATCCTGTGACCAATGGCTTGTTACTTGTGACAACGCTGGTCTTTTTAGCCATGCAGTTTTTGCGTTTTGGAGAGGCAACGACTGCGCAAGCCATCTATGATTTTGGTGGGATGTATGGGCGGATTGTGAAGCTAGATCCGACCCAGTTGTGGCGCTTGGTATCACCGATTTTTGTCCATATTGGTTGGGAACATTTTCTCTTTAACAGCATGACTCTCTACGTTTTTGGGTATCAATTGGAGGAAATTTTTGGTTCGAAGCGCTTTTTCCTTCTTTATTTCTTATCGGGAATCATGGGAAATATTTTTGTTCTATTCTTAACGCCTGATACAGTGGCAGCGGGTGCTTCGACATCTTTATTTGGCTTGTTTGGAGCGATGGTCGTTCTGCGTTATTATAGCCGCAATCCCTATCTACAGCTCTTGGGGCAGCGCTATATTGCCCTTCTTCTCATCAATTTGGCATTGGGCTTTTTCAATCCTGAAATCAGTCTTGCAGGTCATGTCGGGGGTGTCTTTGGAGGAGCTTTGGCGAGTATCTTTTTGCCGCCTTTACGAGAACCTTATCTCTTTACCCTCAAGCAAAAGCGTTTGGCGCTGCTCCTCTATACTGTCTTTGCGCTGGGGTTCATTTTGCTAAGTCTTCATTTGTAGTGATTGCGTTATTCTGCATTCTGCCTCATATAAAATAAAACTAACTGGCTATAAAAAACACGAAGAGGCTGGGCAAAAACTCAATTTTTAACCTCTCTCTTAAAAACTGGACAATATAAAATGGCTTAGAATCAACGTTTCTTGACAACGTTAATCTAAGCCATTTACTATTTTTAAGACTTTTTGCCCAGCCTCTTCGTGTTTTCTTTATTTTTGATCGTCTAATTTTTTCCCAAGATTGATGAGGTAGCGTTTCAAATCCTCTTTCACCTGCGGATGTTGTAATGCATAGTCAATCGAGGTTTTCATGAAACCAAATTTATCTCCGACATCGTAGCGGTTACCCTTAAATTCACGGGCAAAGACACGTTGGGTTTTGTTCAGTGTATCGATGGCATCTGTTAATTGAATTTCATTGCCTGCTCCTGGTTTTTGGTTTTCTAAAATATCAAAGATTTCAGGAGTGAGGAGGTAGCGACCGATGATGGCAAGATCAGACGGGGCATCCTCAGGTGCTGGTTTTTCCACAAAGGTATCCACGCTGTAAAGACCGTTGATGCCTTCACCTTGTGGTGCAATGACCCCATACGAAGAAACTTCTTCATGAGGAACAGGCATGACCGCAATGGTAGCAGCATGGGTCTTTTCATAGTCGCTCATCAATTGTTTGGTGAGTGGAATGGCCTTTTTGTTGGTGATGTCCATTAAGTCATCGCCTAGCATGACAACGAAGGGTTCGTTTCCCACAAAGGCTTTAGCTTGCAATACAGCATCACCTAGACCTCGAGGGTGGCTTTGGCGGATGAAATGCAGGCGAATGCCTGTTGTTTCGTCAACTAATTTTAAGAGATCATTTTTCCCTTTTTCTTTGAGGTTGTATTCCAATTCAAAATTAGAGTCAAAGTGGTCTTCAATGGAACGTTTTGATTTTCCTGTGACGACTAAAATGTCTTCAATTCCTGAAGCCAGTGCTTCTTCTACAATGAATTGAATGGTTGGCTTGTCTACAATCGGTAACATCTCTTTTGCCAAAGCTTTGGTCGCAGGAAGGAAGCGGGTTCCTAGTCCTGCTGCTGGGATGACGGCTTTTCTGACTTTTTTTTCCATGTAGTCTCCTTTATGACCATTCATTTTCCTGACGGAATTCGCTAGACATAATATTTTTAATGGCTTCGTCAATGCTAGCCCCTTGGTAGATGACGCTGTAAATAGCCTGGGTAATCGGCATGTAGACACCTAGCTCTTGGGCGAGCTCGTAGGCAACCTTGGTCGTTGAAATTCCCTCGATGACCATGCCCATGTTGCGCTCGATGTCTTCTAATTTCTCACCGCGTCCAAGCTGATCACCTGCCCGCCAGTTACGTGAGTGAACAGATGTTCCTGTAACAATCAAGTCACCGACCCCAGATAGACCGCTGTAGGTCAATGGATTTGCGCCCATTTCGACACCGAGTCGGGTGATTTCGGTCAATCCTCTAGCGATAATGGCAGCCTTGGCATTGTCACCATAGCCAAGCCCGTGAAGTGCGCCAGCACCGACCGCGATGATATTTTTAAGTGCACCAGCTGTTTCAACGCCGATAACATCATTGTTGGTGTAGAGGCGGAAGTAGTGGTTGCTAAAGAGAGTTTGGACGTATTGGGCAGTTTCTAAGTCTTTAGAAGCTGCGGAGATAAGGGTTAAATCGCGAATAATGGTTTCTTCAGCATGGCTTGGTCCTGATACGACGACAATCTCGCTGCGAAGTGTTGCAGGAATTTCCTCTTCTAAGACAGTAGAGAGGCGCTTGTGACTTTCTGGCTCGAGTCCTTTAGAAGCATGCATGACCACGACCTTGTGATCCAGCGTCTCAGCGACTTGTTTTGCAACCAAACGCATGACCTTGGTCGGTACGACGAGGAGCACGGCATCAACACTATCTAATGCTTCACTCAAGTCCTTATAGGCCTTAATAGCAGGGTCTAGGACAATATCCTTGAAGTAGCGTTTGTTGGTGTGGAATTGGTTGATTTCATCGATTTGCTCTGGGATATTTCCCCAGATCCGCACTTCGTGCCCATTGTCATTGAGGACTTGCGACAGGGCGGTTCCCCATGATCCAGGGCCTAGTACAGCGATTTTTTGTTTGTTCATTATGCTTCCTCTCTTTGGGAGTAATCAGTATCTTTATTCTATCATATTTATGAAAAATTTGCATGGGCAACTTTTTTCTAATGAGCAAAAAGGATTGAAACTAAGCCTCAAATATGATACCATGGAGGGTATTATCAAAGTGAGAAGGAGACGATATGCTCATCAAAGCGATTATGAAATACAAGTGGCATGTCCTAGCGTCTATTAGTATGGTCATGTTATATGTCGGAAGTAGCTTGTTGCAGCCGCGATTTTTACAGAGTGTGTTAGCAGCTGTAGCAACAAATGATCAAGCAGAAATTTATCAACTTGGTGGCTGGTTGCTAGGAATTGCAGGAGTGGGACTGCTCGCAGGAGCGCTCAATACGGTTCTTGCTGCCTACATTGCCCAATCAGTGTCGGCGGACTTACGAGAGCAGATGTTCAAGAAAATCCAAACCTTTTCCTACGCCAATATCGAAGAATTTAACGCAGGAAACTTGGTTGTACGGATGACCAATGACATTTCTCAGGTGCAAAACCTGCTCATGATGACCTTTCAGGTCTTACTTCGGATGCCCTTGCTGTTTACAGGAGCTATTGTTTTTGCGATCATGACCATGCCGTCCTTGTGGTGGATTGTTCTTTTGATGATTGTCTTGATTGGTACGACCATGACAGTGATTATGGGGATTATGGGACCGCGTTTTGGTCGCTTCCAGCAATTGTTGGATAGACTAAATGCCATTGCTAAGGAAAATCTTCGTGGCGTGCGGGTGGTCAAATCCTTTGTTCAAGAAAAAGAACAGGCTGAAAAATTTAATCAGGTATCTGATGACTTGCTGGAGTTGAATCTTTTTATCGGACGGGGCTTTTCTTTCTTAGAACCTGTATTTATTCTCGTTTCTTATCTGGCGATTTATGTGGCAATTTACTCAGTCTATGGGATGTTGGGCTCAAATCCAGAAGCGATTAACAAGCTCGCTTCTTTTAACACCTATCTGATTCAGGTTATGTTTTCGATTATCATGGTTGGGTTTATGGGGAGTAATGCCAGCCGTGCTATGATTTCCATTCGTCGGATTAAGGAAGTGTTAACTACAGAGCCAGCCTTGGTATATCAGGATGTAGCAGATCAGGAATTGATAGGAGACATTCGCTTTGACCATGTAACGTTCACTTATCCAAAAGATGAACAGCCGACCTTAAAAGACATCAGTTTTGAGATTAAAGCAGGTCAAATGGTCGGTGTGGTTGGAGCAACAGGTGCAGGAAAGTCGACCCTCGCACAGCTTATTCCACGCTTGTTTGACCCTCAAGAGGGACAGATTGAAATCGGTGGTGTCGATATTAAGACTGTTAGCCAAGCCACCCTGCGTCAGACGGTATCGATCATTTTGCAAAAAGCTATTCTCTTTTCAGGAACCATTGCTTCTAATATCCGTCAAGGAAAGCAGGATGCAGATGATGCAGAATTGGAAAGCGCTGCACGGATTGCCCAGGCGATGGAGTTTATCCACCGCATGCCCGACCGCTACCATAGTGATGTTGAAGAGCGGGGCAATAACTTCTCAGGTGGTCAGAAGCAACGGATGTCAATTGCCCGTGGACTGGTGGCAAAGCCTAACATTTTGATTTTGGATGATTCCACATCGGCCCTTGATGCCAAGTCTGAAAAGCTAGTGCAAGAGGCTTTAAACAAGGACTTGAAAGGGACAACGACCATTATCATTGCCCAGAAGATTTCGTCTGTTGTTAAGGCGGATACTATTTTGGTCTTGGATGAAGGTCGCTTGATTGGGCAGGGGACTCATAAAGAATTACTTGCAACCAATAGCGTGTATCGTGAAATTTTTGAAACCCAGAAAGGAAAGGAGGAAGAATAGATGAAAACAGCACGGTTTTTTTGGACCTATTTTAAACAATTCAAACTGTCTTTTGCTATTATCTTTTTAGCCATTCTCCTTTCGACGGGTATGCAGGTCATCACTCCTGTCTACATGGGAAAAGCAGTGACAGAGTTGACCGAATTAGCCCAGAAAATGGCAGCAGGAGAGGCTGTAGATCCAGGAGTATTTTTTACGACCTTAAAAAGCTTGCTCGTAGCCGTATTTCTGATGGCAGCAAGCGCCGTCACCTACGCTCTCCTGTTTACAAGAATTATTTCCCGCTCAACCAATCAGATGCGCAAAGGCTTGTTTGGGAAGCTTGAACGCTTGACGGTTCGCTTCTTTGACCAACATCAGGACGGGGAGATTCTTTCTCGTTTTACATCAGACTTGGATAATATCCAAAATGCTTTTAACATGTCCTTGACCAACGTGGTGACCCAGTCGGTCCTCTATATCGGGATTGTCATCATGATGTTTCTCCAAAATAGCAAACTGGCGCTTGTCGTGGTAGCGACTAGCCCTCTTGCTTTTGCCTTTTTATTCTTTATTATCCGCATGTCACGGAAATATACAGATTTGCAGCAAAAAGAAGTGGGGCAGTTGAATGCCTATATGGATGAGCATATTTCAGGACAAAAAGCGATTATCGTTCAGGGCTTGCAGGAGCAGGTTATTGATGGTTTTATGGAGCGCAATGCCAGAGTACGGAAAGCTACCTTTAAAGGGCGGATTTTCTCAGGTTTGCTCTTTCCTGTTATGAATGGGCTGAGCTTGATCAATACTGCTATTGTGATTTTTGTGGGTTCTACGATTGCTCTGTCAGATAGTAGCTTATCAACGGCTGCTGCACTAGGTTTAGTAGTAACCTTTGTCCAATATTCCCAGCAATACTACCAGCCCATGATGCAGGTTGCGTCAAGCTGGGCAGAGATGCAGTTGGCCTTTACAGGAGCGCACCGGATTCAGGAAATGTTTGACGAGAAAGAAGAAGTCCGTCCGCAACATGCGCCAGCCTTTACTAAATTAGAAGACAAGGTCGAGATTGACCGAGTAGACTTCAGTTATGTAGCTGGGAAACCGATTTTGAAGCAGGTCAGCATTACCGCACCGAAGGGTCAGATGACGGCAGTTGTTGGGCCGACCGGCTCTGGAAAGACGACCATTATGAACTTGCTCAATCGTTTCTACGATGTAGACGGAGGAAGCATTCGTTTTGACGGGACAGACATTCGGGAATTTGAACTCGACAGTCTCCGCCAAAATGTCGGAATCGTCTTGCAGGAATCGCTCCTCTTTTCAGGTACGATTCGTGACAATATCGCCTTTGGAGCAGGTGATGTCTCGCAGGAAATGGTAGAAACAGCTGCTCGGGCGACCCATATTCATGATTTTATCAAGAGTCTGCCAGAAGGCTACGATACCTATGTCGATGATGAAAATAATGTCTTTTCAACAGGGCAGAAACAGTTGATTTCCATTGCACGAACCCTGTTGACAGATCCGCAAATTTTGATTTTGGATGAGGCGACTTCTAACGTTGATACTGTGACAGAAGCTAAGATTCAGTCAGCCATGGAAGCTATCGCAGCAGGTCGGACTAGCTTTGTCATCGCTCATCGCTTGAAGACAATTCTCAATGCTGATCAAATCATTGTCTTAAAAGACGGCGAAGTCATTGAGCAGGGGAATCACCATGAACTGCTTAAACTCGGCGGATTCTACGCAGAATTGTACCATAACCAGTTTGTCTTTGAATGACACTTGTTAAAAATCAAAACAGCACCGCACAAGGTGCTGTTTTGAACTATGCTTGAATATGTATTGAGAATGTCACCACGCAAATGCTCTTGTTATTTCTTTTTATATAGCACCAT is a genomic window containing:
- a CDS encoding ABC transporter ATP-binding protein — protein: MLIKAIMKYKWHVLASISMVMLYVGSSLLQPRFLQSVLAAVATNDQAEIYQLGGWLLGIAGVGLLAGALNTVLAAYIAQSVSADLREQMFKKIQTFSYANIEEFNAGNLVVRMTNDISQVQNLLMMTFQVLLRMPLLFTGAIVFAIMTMPSLWWIVLLMIVLIGTTMTVIMGIMGPRFGRFQQLLDRLNAIAKENLRGVRVVKSFVQEKEQAEKFNQVSDDLLELNLFIGRGFSFLEPVFILVSYLAIYVAIYSVYGMLGSNPEAINKLASFNTYLIQVMFSIIMVGFMGSNASRAMISIRRIKEVLTTEPALVYQDVADQELIGDIRFDHVTFTYPKDEQPTLKDISFEIKAGQMVGVVGATGAGKSTLAQLIPRLFDPQEGQIEIGGVDIKTVSQATLRQTVSIILQKAILFSGTIASNIRQGKQDADDAELESAARIAQAMEFIHRMPDRYHSDVEERGNNFSGGQKQRMSIARGLVAKPNILILDDSTSALDAKSEKLVQEALNKDLKGTTTIIIAQKISSVVKADTILVLDEGRLIGQGTHKELLATNSVYREIFETQKGKEEE
- a CDS encoding ABC transporter ATP-binding protein, producing the protein MKTARFFWTYFKQFKLSFAIIFLAILLSTGMQVITPVYMGKAVTELTELAQKMAAGEAVDPGVFFTTLKSLLVAVFLMAASAVTYALLFTRIISRSTNQMRKGLFGKLERLTVRFFDQHQDGEILSRFTSDLDNIQNAFNMSLTNVVTQSVLYIGIVIMMFLQNSKLALVVVATSPLAFAFLFFIIRMSRKYTDLQQKEVGQLNAYMDEHISGQKAIIVQGLQEQVIDGFMERNARVRKATFKGRIFSGLLFPVMNGLSLINTAIVIFVGSTIALSDSSLSTAAALGLVVTFVQYSQQYYQPMMQVASSWAEMQLAFTGAHRIQEMFDEKEEVRPQHAPAFTKLEDKVEIDRVDFSYVAGKPILKQVSITAPKGQMTAVVGPTGSGKTTIMNLLNRFYDVDGGSIRFDGTDIREFELDSLRQNVGIVLQESLLFSGTIRDNIAFGAGDVSQEMVETAARATHIHDFIKSLPEGYDTYVDDENNVFSTGQKQLISIARTLLTDPQILILDEATSNVDTVTEAKIQSAMEAIAAGRTSFVIAHRLKTILNADQIIVLKDGEVIEQGNHHELLKLGGFYAELYHNQFVFE